One window of the Camarhynchus parvulus chromosome 2, STF_HiC, whole genome shotgun sequence genome contains the following:
- the ROPN1L gene encoding ropporin-1-like protein: MPLPETMFCAQQIKIPPELPDILKQFTKAAVRTQPFDVLQWAAAYFSALSKGEPLPVKERLEMPLTTGKKDAGLTPGLLKVLHKQLSSKGVVTIAELREKWKHLGLPEEQLEAILQLDSFGEEVEWMKFLALGCSVLGGSLLSSMKQACEILTRDPEGGAARIPFEIFSFLYLYLASIDGEISETETNAFLHEIKEKADKHSGMVLIRHFLPYSFIFY, translated from the exons ATGCCTCTTCCAGAAACCATGTTCTGTGCTCAGCAGatcaaaatccccccagagcTACCTGATATTCTGAAGCAATTTACTAAAGCTGCTGTCAGGACTCAGCCTTTTGATGTTTTGCAGTGGGCAGCTGC GTATTTTTCAGCCTTATCTAAAGGTGAACCCCTTCCTGTGAAGGAGAGGCTCGAAATGCCATTAACTACAGGGAAAAAAGATGCTGGTTTGACCCCAGGACTCCTTAAGGTCTTGCACAAACAG CTTTCTTCCAAAGGTGTGGTGACCATTGCAgaactgagggaaaaatggaagCATTTGGGcttgccagaggagcagctggaagctATCCTGCAATTGGACAGTTTTGGCGAGGAGGTGGAATGGATGAAGTTTCTGGCACTTGGGTGCAGCGTGCTTGGTGGG TCCTTACTGAGTTCAATGAAACAGGCCTGTGAGATCCTAACAAGAGACCCAGAAGGTGGAGCAGCTCGAATTCCCTTCGAAATATTCTCGTTCCTTTATTTGTATTTGGCCAGTATTGATGGAGAGATATCAGAGACAGAAACTAATGCATTCCTCcatgaaattaaagaaaaagc GGACAAACACTCTGGCATGGTGCTGATCAGACACTTCCTGCCATACTCCTTCATATTTTATTGA